atatatatatatatatatatatatatatatgtatgtatatataatatatttatataaatagtattttagtaaaaatgtaaaaaaaatttagtaGAAAATTGGAATACCAAAATAATGACAGATAAATAGGGGTAGATAACACGATACGATATACGAAATTTACGAAACATATTTAAGtaagatatatagaaatataaaaacataatcaagataaatattatgacgTAAATGATTCGTATTATGTgttatacgcatatatatatatatatatatatatatatatatatatatatgcgtcaCAAATTTGACGCATCGTAATCTAATTGttccaattatttttcaaagaataattACCTAGGATATTGTAGGTAGGTAACAAGTAGGGAACACTTGTAATTTCTCACTTATTGACATTacgtattattttacaattttgttAACATCATCGTccgaataaattataaataaagtgataaaaaagatatcgaaATAAACGTCGACATATAATAAACATGTCCATTTGATGagtgaataagaaagaatataaaaaaaaaaagattggaaAAAATATACTTGTTTTGTATGCaagttatatttgttaattttaactattatttatcgttaatgagtttttgattttataaaatgtatttaaataattttgaaaataaacatGTTCGTAGACATGTTTCTCATCGTAgacatgtacgtatgtaccaTTATATATACGACTTTATATAGTCTATATATACAATAGGAGAGTTATATAGTAttcgtataatatatgtatatggaaaTACTTAATGTACTATACGAATACTTAAGTAGCTCACTGTGTATGTGACGTATTATgcataatatacgtatacatacacacacgcgcgcgcgcgcacatacacacacatacatacacaattatattatacacaaTGTATAGATTTATTTCAGCATATTGCAGCGATtgaattgtataaaatataaaatcttctAAGATTCTTTGTTTTCCGCGTTTCTTCcatatatcgtttttcttatgaattctctcttacttaatatttatacaacatatttttttaataatattcgaagCACAGCTTCGAATTATTGTCAATTAAGAGAGAAACTCGCAATCATGATTGAAAagatattactatatttttagtaagattaataaaaaaaaaaaaacgcgcatatatatatatatatatatatacacttgcATTAGAATTGAAACACTACATCAGtctataatacaaaaataataataggctTTAAGCgattttcaaagaagaaaagttagaAGTTCTCTTTCAACTTTTCATAGCGTAACTATTTGTTATCTCCGTTGCATCCTTATATGtttttatactatatactatTGGCGTAATTACGAAGTTCGAATAATTCCGATGTTATCCAGTACGACGGAGGAAAACATCAAGGAATTAGTATTGATGATATATCATACTATCGATATACATAAATGGTATCCCTTTTCCCTCATATTGATAAATTCTTCTTCGGAATCGGGTAACAACATTCGTTCTCTATTTAAAGGACTATCCAATTTGCgtatgatattatcgttgttattgttcgtCCGTCTTCTTTTGGTAATACGAAGTATTTCTTGTATTTCATCGTCATCAACCTTATTCTCATCTTCCTTAAGCGATTCCAAATGCATTTCAGTAGGTACCATTGACTGGCCaacatttacaatattttttaccGATTGCGTTTTAGCAactgtattttctttatcgaatgTATTACATTCGTCAATAGATGAGGTATTAGTTATGTacgaattttcattattttttatcttaatatcCTTAGGTAAAGAGCATAACAAAGGTAATCTAAAGAATACGGTTTCTTCGTTACAATATgccgtatttttattttccacatCTATAACATGCTTTGAATGATTACCTTCATTGTTATATCGAAACCCTTCATTTAATAGGGAGTCGTCTAACATATGTATACGATTCAAGGGTTGAACGCCCATAACATAGTTCTCGTAATGATTCTTTGTCGAGCCGAAATAATCAATACCTAGTAGACTACTttcagaattatttttaaccataatagaattttcattctttcgattttcaggattgattatttttggcgggaaaaatgatgatgatgaattGGATGTAGAACTAGAAGaggaatttaatattttcaaatgtttaCGATTTATAGTAATATCCGAAATGATCTCCTcgcctatttttattttaagacgaaagagattattattgttattcggtGTTTTCCTTCTTCGAATGTTTAAACGTTGTTTCTTCGTAACGGCATTGGTTCCCGTATAGTTATTGCTTATAACGGGATCATTACCGTGTCGCATAACCGTGTGGAATATAACGTCACTTTTACATTTGAAAGGTAAGTCACAAATTTTACATCTTTcggcaacaataacgacactGCATTTTCGTATTCTTAAAGTATCCAAAgagttttcttttccatcttcttcttcttcttcttcttcttcttcttcttcttcttcttcttcttcttctgcttcttcttcttcttcttcctcttccttctcttcgtttttcttcttaattatcacgttattatttctttccacgttattttctatttcttgccTTTTCATTTCGAGTCCTATTATGTTCATaaaatcttctttattattcacCATCGACGTATCaaacaatttaatttcttttatacttcTAACAGCGCGTTTCGTCGATCTTCGACGCATGTATTTCATTGAATCTTTGCCGGCGTTAAACTTTTTACGGAATCGCTGCGCCATCTTCTGTGATATAACTACAATTGAAatctaaaaatagaaatataaggGAATCCCTACCATTATATATGCGGACATCGTTCaatgtatgcatgcatatgtatacatatatctattctttttcctcgtgTAATTtctgatttataataaaaaaaaatatatatatataaattttgaaaataatttgatacgATCGAAATcgtgatatatgtataagtacatttctattttctgTTTGATTTTGTAGAATTTCTTTAAAACTTTATCTCATCCACGggatataatgaataatatagaaaaatatatgataatatattataaattaattacctACCGTTACATGAGTTTGATGAAATTACGAACggtcttcattattatttgctACAAAAAGGATGAATTTAATCTTCGAATCATTCCTATCATTcaattattctataatatcCAATAATCACACACTTTTCAATAGatcacatttttctttatatttttcacgtatttttatcacaattaataattacatagtcgttatattatataaatgatatatcgtatatgctcgtgtatcttaaaaaataatctaaattGTCATGGCGAccgagaacaaaaaaaatattatatcatgatATCgacaaatgtaaa
This is a stretch of genomic DNA from Vespa crabro chromosome 3, iyVesCrab1.2, whole genome shotgun sequence. It encodes these proteins:
- the LOC124422838 gene encoding RING finger protein PFF0165c-like produces the protein MAQRFRKKFNAGKDSMKYMRRRSTKRAVRSIKEIKLFDTSMVNNKEDFMNIIGLEMKRQEIENNVERNNNVIIKKKNEEKEEEEEEEEAEEEEEEEEEEEEEEEEEDGKENSLDTLRIRKCSVVIVAERCKICDLPFKCKSDVIFHTVMRHGNDPVISNNYTGTNAVTKKQRLNIRRRKTPNNNNNLFRLKIKIGEEIISDITINRKHLKILNSSSSSTSNSSSSFFPPKIINPENRKNENSIMVKNNSESSLLGIDYFGSTKNHYENYVMGVQPLNRIHMLDDSLLNEGFRYNNEGNHSKHVIDVENKNTAYCNEETVFFRLPLLCSLPKDIKIKNNENSYITNTSSIDECNTFDKENTVAKTQSVKNIVNVGQSMVPTEMHLESLKEDENKVDDDEIQEILRITKRRRTNNNNDNIIRKLDSPLNRERMLLPDSEEEFINMREKGYHLCISIV